One genomic window of Polaromonas sp. SP1 includes the following:
- a CDS encoding gamma-glutamyl-gamma-aminobutyrate hydrolase family protein — MIAASRLKIGLSACFSHADPTRSFFTGKTLQYVEQSIAHWLMSSGAMVVMVPCPTGSTQRGDVTYEHYAQWLDGLVLHGGADVWPGSYGEEPLEEKWSGDRVRDEYDKALVAAFEKLGKPVFGVCRGLQLLNVAFGGTLYQDINTQVPESFVHRDAVTYDQNFHSVNIVQGTRLSSMYPGVERVRVNSIHHQGIKDLSPEFVAEAFSVDDGIVEAIRRKDKTKSYIAATQWHPEFHQPGSDTIDDAAVLNDFLTAVAEAKEKAKQA, encoded by the coding sequence GTGATCGCCGCCAGTCGTCTCAAGATCGGTTTGTCGGCCTGCTTCTCGCACGCCGACCCAACCCGTTCCTTCTTCACCGGCAAGACGCTGCAATACGTCGAGCAGTCGATCGCGCACTGGCTCATGTCCTCGGGCGCCATGGTCGTCATGGTGCCTTGCCCGACCGGCAGCACGCAGCGCGGTGACGTCACCTACGAACACTATGCGCAGTGGCTGGATGGCCTGGTGCTGCACGGCGGCGCGGATGTCTGGCCCGGCAGTTACGGCGAAGAGCCGCTGGAAGAAAAATGGTCGGGCGACCGTGTGCGAGACGAGTACGACAAAGCGCTGGTGGCCGCCTTTGAAAAGCTCGGCAAACCCGTATTCGGCGTCTGCCGCGGGCTGCAGTTGCTCAATGTGGCGTTTGGCGGCACGCTGTACCAGGACATCAACACGCAGGTGCCCGAGTCCTTTGTGCACCGCGACGCCGTGACCTACGACCAGAACTTCCACAGCGTGAACATCGTGCAGGGCACCAGGCTCTCGTCCATGTACCCCGGTGTAGAGCGCGTACGGGTCAACAGCATCCACCACCAGGGCATCAAGGATTTGTCGCCCGAGTTCGTGGCCGAGGCCTTCAGCGTGGACGACGGCATCGTGGAAGCGATTCGCCGAAAAGACAAGACCAAGAGTTATATCGCCGCCACCCAGTGGCACCCGGAATTCCACCAGCCCGGCTCCGACACGATTGACGACGCCGCCGTGCTCAACGACTTCCTGACCGCTGTGGCCGAAGCCAAAGAGAAAGCAAAGCAAGCATGA
- a CDS encoding iron-containing alcohol dehydrogenase, giving the protein MSTTNFSFPTAIRFGAGARKQVAETLLAAGCKRPLIVTDKALGALPVLAEFKTHLAGLDVAVFSGVFGNPTCSQVMDGAAAYKAHKADCVIGFGGGAALDVAKVVGVAATHEGDILEYVWDHPQVRPIVNELPYFVALPTTSGTGSEVGRSSVVSENDTHIKRVVFSPKILAKVVFADPELTLGLPPHVTAATGMDALTHNIESYLSPAYHPLCDGIALEGTRIAARALLTAVKEPSNLQARSDMMMASMMGAIAFQKDLGAVHSCAHALGTVCDLHHGLANALMIDTVLAWNYESAPAKFDELAHVCGVAGGGKALVPWLKQLKESVGITGSLSAHGVKREHLPRLVEIATADICHQTNPRPCKSEDFQRLFEAAL; this is encoded by the coding sequence ATGAGCACCACCAACTTCTCCTTTCCCACCGCCATCCGCTTCGGCGCCGGCGCCCGCAAGCAGGTGGCCGAAACCCTGCTGGCGGCCGGCTGCAAGCGCCCGCTGATCGTGACCGACAAGGCGCTGGGCGCGCTGCCGGTGCTGGCCGAGTTCAAGACCCACCTGGCGGGCCTGGACGTGGCCGTGTTCTCGGGCGTGTTCGGCAACCCGACCTGCAGCCAGGTCATGGACGGCGCCGCAGCGTACAAGGCGCACAAGGCCGACTGCGTGATCGGTTTTGGCGGCGGTGCGGCGCTGGACGTAGCCAAGGTGGTGGGCGTTGCAGCCACCCACGAAGGCGACATCCTCGAATACGTCTGGGACCACCCCCAAGTGCGCCCCATCGTGAACGAGTTGCCTTACTTTGTGGCGCTGCCCACCACCTCGGGCACCGGCTCCGAGGTCGGCCGCTCTTCCGTCGTCAGCGAAAACGACACGCACATCAAGCGCGTGGTGTTCAGCCCCAAGATCCTGGCCAAGGTGGTGTTTGCCGACCCGGAGCTCACGCTGGGCCTGCCGCCGCACGTGACCGCCGCCACGGGCATGGATGCGCTCACGCACAACATCGAAAGTTATCTCTCGCCCGCCTACCACCCGCTGTGCGACGGCATCGCGCTGGAAGGCACGCGCATTGCGGCCCGCGCGCTGCTGACCGCCGTGAAGGAGCCCTCCAACCTGCAGGCGCGCAGCGACATGATGATGGCGTCGATGATGGGTGCCATCGCCTTCCAGAAAGACCTGGGCGCGGTGCATTCATGCGCCCATGCCCTGGGCACCGTCTGCGACCTGCACCACGGCCTGGCCAATGCACTGATGATCGACACGGTGCTGGCCTGGAACTACGAATCGGCGCCCGCCAAGTTTGACGAGCTGGCCCATGTCTGCGGCGTGGCCGGCGGCGGCAAGGCCCTGGTGCCCTGGCTCAAGCAGCTGAAAGAAAGCGTCGGCATCACAGGCTCGCTGTCGGCCCACGGTGTGAAGCGTGAGCACCTGCCGCGCCTGGTGGAGATCGCCACGGCAGACATTTGCCACCAGACGAATCCACGCCCCTGCAAGTCCGAAGACTTCCAACGCTTGTTCGAGGCCGCTCTGTGA
- a CDS encoding GNAT family N-acetyltransferase, whose product MQIRRLEVSDAPVYRELRLRGLRDHPDAFTSSFEEENLRSPADTEKRLSPTSDTIMWGAFVEGTLAGVVGMTRETRLKNRHKATLVAMYVAPEYSGQGLGLALVNTVIRAAKISGIELLILTVTDTNRQAAALYTRAGFASFGVEPDAIRVNGVPFGKQHMYLQLTSAT is encoded by the coding sequence ATGCAGATCCGGCGACTTGAAGTTTCAGACGCACCCGTTTACCGGGAGTTGCGCCTGCGCGGCCTGCGCGACCACCCTGACGCCTTTACCTCCAGTTTTGAAGAAGAAAACCTGCGCTCACCGGCCGACACTGAAAAGCGTCTGTCACCCACATCGGACACGATCATGTGGGGCGCATTTGTGGAAGGCACGCTGGCCGGCGTCGTCGGCATGACGCGTGAAACGCGGCTGAAGAATCGCCACAAGGCCACGCTGGTTGCCATGTATGTCGCGCCGGAGTACAGCGGCCAGGGCCTGGGCCTGGCCCTGGTCAACACCGTGATCCGGGCGGCCAAAATCTCGGGCATAGAACTGCTCATCCTGACCGTCACCGACACCAACCGCCAGGCCGCCGCCCTCTATACCCGCGCCGGCTTCGCATCCTTCGGCGTCGAGCCCGACGCGATCCGCGTGAACGGCGTACCGTTCGGCAAGCAGCACATGTATTTGCAACTCACCTCCGCCACCTGA
- a CDS encoding glutamine synthetase family protein: MPKKTTTKSSAPHPALEMLRKSGANKMKVAVSDIDGVLRGKYLHKDKFFGAAEPYPAGGFGFCDVVLGWDMMDNCYDNTSVTGWQHGFPDALARLDLATTRHVPWDHNVPFVLGEFVNADGTPHAVCPRQTLKRVLKRAEKMGVMPMTGMEFEWFNFLETPQSWAAKNGVGAEKLTPGMFGYSLLRMNQNQDFFNAIMDEMLAFGIPIEGLHTETGPGVYEVAIGFSEALEQADRAILFKTGAKEIGSRFGIMPSFMAKPHQQLPGCSGHIHQSLSDGKNNLFYDAKNPRKMSKLFESYVAGQVACMMEFGPMIWPTINSYKRLVDGFWAPVKPTWGMDNRTASFRVIAGSPKATRLETRCPGADVNPYLAMAAVIAAGLHGVEKGLKLGAPITGTNSGAEHIPRAPRTLIETTRIFQKSAIARDWLGDTFVDHFAATREWEWRQWLDAVTDWEMKRYFEII; this comes from the coding sequence ATGCCCAAAAAGACCACCACCAAATCCTCCGCGCCCCATCCCGCCCTGGAGATGCTGCGCAAGTCAGGCGCCAACAAGATGAAGGTCGCGGTGAGCGACATCGACGGCGTGCTGCGCGGCAAATACCTGCACAAGGACAAGTTCTTCGGTGCGGCCGAGCCCTACCCGGCCGGGGGCTTCGGCTTTTGCGATGTGGTGCTGGGCTGGGACATGATGGACAACTGCTACGACAACACCTCGGTGACGGGCTGGCAGCACGGCTTTCCGGATGCGCTGGCGCGGCTGGACCTGGCCACCACACGCCACGTACCCTGGGACCACAACGTGCCGTTTGTGTTGGGCGAATTTGTGAATGCAGACGGCACACCCCACGCCGTATGCCCGCGCCAGACGCTCAAGCGCGTGCTGAAACGCGCCGAAAAAATGGGTGTCATGCCCATGACGGGCATGGAGTTCGAGTGGTTCAACTTTTTGGAAACGCCGCAGAGCTGGGCCGCCAAAAACGGCGTAGGCGCCGAAAAACTCACACCCGGCATGTTCGGCTATTCGCTGCTGCGGATGAACCAGAACCAGGACTTCTTCAACGCCATCATGGACGAGATGCTGGCTTTCGGCATCCCGATTGAAGGCTTGCATACCGAGACCGGCCCCGGCGTGTATGAGGTCGCCATCGGCTTCAGCGAGGCACTGGAGCAAGCCGACCGCGCCATCCTGTTCAAGACAGGCGCCAAAGAGATCGGTTCGCGTTTCGGCATCATGCCCAGCTTCATGGCCAAGCCCCACCAGCAGCTGCCCGGCTGCAGCGGCCACATCCACCAGAGCCTGTCAGACGGCAAAAACAACCTGTTCTACGACGCGAAGAACCCGCGCAAGATGAGCAAGCTGTTTGAGAGCTACGTCGCCGGCCAGGTCGCCTGCATGATGGAGTTCGGCCCCATGATCTGGCCCACCATCAACAGTTACAAACGACTGGTCGACGGTTTCTGGGCGCCCGTCAAACCCACCTGGGGCATGGACAACCGCACCGCGAGTTTTCGCGTGATCGCCGGCAGCCCCAAGGCCACGCGCCTGGAGACCCGCTGCCCCGGCGCCGATGTGAACCCCTACCTGGCGATGGCCGCGGTGATCGCCGCCGGCCTGCACGGCGTGGAAAAAGGCCTGAAGCTGGGCGCGCCCATCACCGGCACCAACAGCGGCGCCGAGCACATTCCCCGCGCGCCGCGCACCCTGATCGAAACCACCCGGATTTTCCAGAAATCAGCCATCGCGCGCGACTGGCTGGGCGATACTTTCGTGGATCACTTCGCGGCCACGCGCGAGTGGGAGTGGCGGCAATGGCTGGACGCCGTGACCGACTGGGAAATGAAACGCTATTTCGAGATCATTTAA
- a CDS encoding amino acid permease has protein sequence MSERSSVQYAKVDGSYFEKRGLRRYAGVWSLWALGVGAVISGHFAGWNLGLANGWGSMLLATIIISVMYLGLTFSLAEMSPALPHTGGAYSFARTAMGPWGGFLTGLAENVEYVLTPAVIVFFIGSYMGSIFGTPPAWQPLWWIGFYIVFIGLNIIGVELSFKITLAVTLLALACLVAFWVSALPKIDFARWAMNVGAGGAVLPEGRGPFLPLGFAGVLASLPFAVWLFLAIEQLPLAAEESVDPRRDMPRGIIAGIFTLILSAFMILWLNPSVAGIGSHALSTSAEPLLDGFKAIYGSGIAKILALIAVLGLVASFHTIIFAKGRQIYSLSRAGYFPSGLSVTHGSRKTPHIAMIVGSVVALVVMFVLWFTLGVDKGSAVIGGTLLNMAVFGAMFSYVMQALSFIRLRSKLPNMERPYRSPLGVAGAVLTLLIALVTIYFQLSDPVYRVGVLWVALWFAIGISYFAVMGRHRLILSPEEEFAIGLAEKGRASAHP, from the coding sequence ATGTCAGAACGTTCCAGCGTCCAATACGCCAAAGTCGACGGCAGCTACTTTGAAAAGCGGGGGCTCAGACGCTATGCCGGCGTCTGGTCGCTCTGGGCGCTCGGGGTGGGCGCGGTGATCTCAGGCCACTTCGCAGGCTGGAACCTGGGCCTGGCCAACGGCTGGGGCAGCATGCTGCTGGCCACCATCATCATTTCCGTGATGTACCTGGGGCTGACGTTTTCGCTGGCCGAAATGTCGCCCGCGCTGCCGCACACCGGCGGTGCCTATTCCTTTGCGCGCACCGCCATGGGGCCGTGGGGCGGCTTCCTCACCGGGCTGGCTGAAAACGTTGAATATGTTTTGACGCCCGCCGTCATCGTGTTTTTCATCGGCAGCTACATGGGCAGCATCTTCGGAACACCGCCGGCCTGGCAGCCTTTGTGGTGGATCGGTTTTTACATCGTCTTCATCGGGCTGAACATCATCGGCGTCGAGCTGTCGTTCAAGATCACGCTTGCCGTCACGCTGCTTGCGCTGGCCTGCCTGGTGGCCTTCTGGGTCAGCGCATTGCCGAAGATCGACTTCGCACGCTGGGCCATGAATGTGGGCGCCGGCGGCGCCGTGCTGCCCGAGGGCCGCGGCCCCTTCCTGCCGCTGGGCTTTGCCGGCGTGCTGGCCTCGCTGCCCTTTGCGGTGTGGCTGTTCCTCGCCATCGAACAACTGCCGCTGGCCGCTGAAGAGTCGGTGGACCCACGCCGTGACATGCCGCGCGGCATCATCGCCGGCATCTTCACGCTCATCCTGTCGGCCTTCATGATCCTGTGGCTCAATCCGTCGGTTGCGGGCATAGGCTCGCACGCGCTCAGCACCTCGGCCGAGCCGCTGCTTGATGGTTTCAAGGCCATTTACGGCAGCGGCATCGCCAAGATCCTGGCGCTGATCGCGGTGCTGGGCCTGGTGGCGAGTTTTCACACCATCATCTTTGCCAAGGGCCGGCAGATCTATTCGCTGAGCCGCGCCGGCTATTTCCCTTCAGGGCTGTCGGTCACGCACGGCAGCCGCAAGACGCCGCACATCGCGATGATCGTCGGCTCGGTGGTGGCGCTGGTGGTCATGTTTGTGCTGTGGTTCACGCTGGGGGTCGACAAGGGCTCTGCCGTGATAGGCGGCACCCTGCTCAACATGGCGGTGTTCGGCGCCATGTTCTCCTATGTCATGCAGGCGCTGTCGTTCATCCGGCTGCGCAGCAAGCTGCCGAACATGGAGCGCCCCTACCGCAGCCCGCTGGGCGTGGCCGGTGCGGTATTGACGCTGCTCATCGCGCTGGTCACCATTTACTTCCAGCTCAGCGACCCGGTCTACCGCGTCGGCGTGCTGTGGGTGGCACTGTGGTTTGCCATCGGCATCAGCTACTTCGCGGTGATGGGGCGGCACCGCCTGATCCTCTCGCCGGAAGAAGAATTTGCGATTGGCCTGGCCGAAAAAGGCCGGGCAAGCGCCCACCCCTAA
- a CDS encoding helix-turn-helix domain-containing protein yields the protein MAHPPDNVRPAPPVLLSHASFADADEQAAALTGWNQSYLQLSRGAFGGEVRQLEFAGLRLFVESLRESVYQTGQIREGALALGLPLQVEGPSVFCGAPSDADALHVFSGASGFEFRSSRRHVMLGLELDEAAWRRCGEHDPALQARLGAQAGLRRLDGAAQAGLRQCLTGVLDTVEAAPALLQSAAVQAAMLDSVVEQLGRVLAPTDNVDAVATHGHWALARRARELVHAQLDQPPTVLALCEQLGVSRRTLQNGFQTALGISPLAYLRAVRLNAARQALKTATSVTAAATDLGFWHFGHFAHDYQQMFGELPSEAFRRFH from the coding sequence ATGGCACATCCCCCCGATAACGTCCGGCCAGCTCCACCGGTGCTGTTGTCTCACGCGTCGTTTGCCGACGCGGACGAGCAGGCCGCTGCACTCACGGGCTGGAACCAGAGCTACCTGCAGCTTTCGCGCGGGGCCTTTGGCGGGGAAGTGCGGCAGCTGGAATTTGCGGGCTTGCGCCTTTTTGTGGAAAGCCTGCGCGAGTCGGTCTACCAGACCGGCCAGATCCGTGAAGGTGCATTGGCCCTGGGGCTGCCGCTGCAGGTTGAAGGGCCCAGCGTGTTTTGCGGTGCGCCCAGCGATGCGGATGCACTGCACGTGTTTTCGGGCGCATCGGGTTTTGAATTCCGCTCGTCCCGCCGCCATGTGATGCTGGGGCTGGAGCTGGATGAAGCCGCCTGGCGCCGCTGCGGCGAGCATGACCCGGCCTTGCAGGCGCGTCTCGGTGCGCAGGCCGGCTTGCGCCGGCTGGACGGTGCGGCGCAGGCGGGGCTCAGGCAATGCCTGACCGGCGTGCTGGATACGGTGGAGGCCGCTCCGGCATTGCTGCAGTCGGCCGCCGTGCAGGCTGCCATGCTCGACAGCGTGGTGGAGCAGCTCGGCCGTGTACTTGCACCCACAGATAACGTGGATGCCGTCGCTACCCACGGGCATTGGGCGCTTGCGCGCCGTGCGCGCGAACTGGTGCATGCGCAGCTCGACCAGCCGCCCACCGTGCTGGCGCTGTGCGAGCAGCTCGGCGTGAGCCGGAGAACGCTGCAAAACGGATTCCAGACGGCGCTGGGCATCAGCCCCTTGGCCTATCTGCGCGCCGTGCGCCTGAATGCCGCCCGGCAGGCGCTGAAGACCGCTACATCGGTGACGGCGGCTGCAACGGACCTGGGGTTTTGGCATTTTGGTCATTTCGCACACGACTATCAGCAAATGTTTGGCGAACTTCCCTCCGAAGCGTTTCGCAGATTTCACTAA
- a CDS encoding 2-aminoethylphosphonate--pyruvate transaminase: protein MDRDKILLTPGPLTTTLRTKLAMLKDWGSWDSDFNAVTASVRKSLLAVIHGQDSHVVVPLQGSGTFSVEAAVATVVPRDGHVLVMDNGAYCKRAARLTTLMGRRCTVMPFDEAAQVSPAALADQLKADASITHVMLIHCETGAGVLNPLQEVADVCKAHGKGLLVDAMSSFAAIEIDARKVHFDALVAASGKCLEGVPGMGFVFIRKAILDGCAGRSQSLAMDLHDQYVYMEKTTQWRFTPPTHVVVALAEAIAQFEEEGGQPARLARYENNYRTLIAGMAKLGFKPFLDPAIQAPIIVTFHAPADSRYDFKTFYAAARDRGFVLYPGKLTQVETFRVGCIGAIGPNEIEQAVLAVAGALKDMGITSAAPA, encoded by the coding sequence ATGGACAGAGACAAAATCCTCCTCACTCCCGGCCCGCTGACCACCACCTTGCGCACCAAGCTCGCGATGCTCAAAGACTGGGGCTCCTGGGACAGCGACTTCAACGCCGTCACAGCCAGCGTGCGCAAAAGCCTGCTGGCTGTCATCCATGGGCAGGATTCCCACGTCGTCGTACCGCTACAGGGGAGCGGCACCTTCAGCGTCGAGGCGGCAGTCGCTACCGTGGTGCCGCGCGACGGGCACGTGCTGGTGATGGACAACGGCGCTTACTGCAAGCGCGCGGCCAGGCTCACCACGCTGATGGGGCGGCGCTGCACCGTCATGCCGTTTGACGAAGCGGCGCAGGTGTCGCCCGCGGCATTGGCCGACCAGCTCAAGGCCGACGCCAGCATCACGCATGTGATGCTCATTCATTGCGAGACGGGCGCGGGCGTGCTTAACCCGCTGCAGGAAGTCGCCGATGTCTGCAAGGCCCACGGCAAGGGCCTGCTGGTGGACGCGATGAGCTCCTTCGCCGCCATCGAGATTGACGCACGCAAAGTGCATTTCGATGCACTGGTAGCCGCCAGCGGCAAATGCCTTGAGGGCGTGCCCGGCATGGGTTTTGTGTTTATCCGCAAGGCCATCCTCGACGGCTGCGCGGGCCGCAGCCAGTCACTGGCGATGGACCTGCACGACCAATACGTCTATATGGAAAAAACCACGCAGTGGCGCTTCACGCCGCCCACGCATGTGGTGGTGGCGCTGGCCGAGGCGATTGCCCAGTTTGAGGAAGAAGGGGGCCAGCCCGCGCGCCTGGCCCGTTATGAAAACAACTACCGCACGCTGATCGCGGGCATGGCGAAACTCGGCTTCAAGCCCTTCCTGGACCCGGCCATCCAGGCGCCCATCATCGTCACCTTCCACGCGCCGGCCGACAGCCGCTACGACTTCAAGACCTTCTATGCCGCGGCACGAGATCGCGGTTTTGTCCTATACCCAGGCAAGCTCACGCAGGTGGAAACTTTCCGGGTGGGCTGCATCGGAGCGATCGGCCCGAATGAAATCGAGCAGGCCGTGCTGGCTGTGGCGGGTGCTTTGAAGGACATGGGCATTACGTCCGCTGCACCGGCCTGA
- a CDS encoding putative 2-aminoethylphosphonate ABC transporter permease subunit: MPVFTAPAPAAVRQKTHWIDHLAYAALALVAIILIAFLATPLLAILQQALLGKSGDFVWFDNFIEYAKTPALLESLWNSLWVSTAVTLIAVPLAFGFAYALTRSCMQYKALFRGITLIPLLAPSLLSAISLIYWFGNQGVLKSWMQGLGIEQIYGAPGIVVAECFAVFPHALMILVTALGLSDARLYEAANAMGTSARRKFFTITLPGAKYGLISAALVTFTLVMTDFGIPKVIGGNFNVLATDVFKLVIGQQDFAKGAVVAILLLAPAVLTFAVDKYVSKRQTAMLTARAVPYRPTPSRGYDWVMTLYCCAIAFLVLAMLGMAVFASFASFWPYNLSPSLRHYTMGLVDAEVGVGFVNSLKMAAGTAFFGTALVFVSAYLLEKTKGMDGLRGFVRMLAMLPMAVPGLVLGLGYIFFFNAPDNPLNGLYHTLTLLTLCTIVHFYTTGHLTAVTALKALDGEFEAVSASLKVPFFKTFWRVTLPICTPALVDIARYFFINAMTTISAVVFLYSPETKVASIAILNLDEAGEIGAAAAMAVLIGLASTVATLLFMALGWWINRRTQAWRGGAR; this comes from the coding sequence ATGCCGGTCTTCACCGCCCCTGCTCCTGCCGCGGTGCGCCAGAAAACGCACTGGATTGACCACCTGGCCTATGCTGCGCTTGCACTTGTAGCTATTATTTTGATAGCGTTTCTGGCGACACCGCTGCTGGCCATTCTTCAGCAGGCGCTGCTGGGCAAGTCCGGCGACTTCGTCTGGTTCGACAACTTCATCGAGTACGCCAAAACCCCCGCGCTGCTCGAAAGCCTGTGGAACAGCCTCTGGGTGTCGACCGCCGTCACGCTGATCGCCGTGCCGCTGGCCTTTGGTTTCGCCTATGCGCTGACGCGCTCATGCATGCAATACAAGGCGCTGTTTCGCGGCATCACGCTGATTCCGCTGCTGGCGCCTTCGCTGCTGTCGGCGATTTCGCTGATTTACTGGTTCGGCAACCAGGGCGTGCTGAAAAGCTGGATGCAGGGCCTGGGCATCGAGCAGATCTACGGCGCGCCCGGCATTGTGGTGGCCGAGTGCTTTGCGGTGTTTCCGCATGCGCTGATGATTCTGGTCACGGCCCTCGGCCTGTCGGACGCGCGCCTATATGAAGCGGCCAACGCCATGGGCACCAGCGCCCGGCGCAAGTTTTTCACCATCACGCTGCCCGGCGCCAAGTACGGCCTGATCTCGGCTGCACTGGTCACCTTCACGCTGGTCATGACCGACTTCGGCATTCCGAAAGTGATTGGCGGCAACTTCAATGTGCTGGCCACCGACGTCTTCAAGCTGGTCATCGGCCAGCAGGACTTTGCCAAGGGCGCGGTCGTCGCCATCCTGCTGCTGGCGCCCGCCGTGCTGACTTTTGCGGTCGACAAATACGTCAGCAAACGCCAGACCGCCATGCTGACGGCCCGCGCCGTGCCTTACCGGCCCACGCCCTCGCGCGGCTACGACTGGGTGATGACGCTGTATTGCTGCGCCATCGCCTTCCTGGTGCTGGCGATGCTGGGCATGGCGGTGTTTGCCTCGTTCGCCAGCTTCTGGCCTTACAACCTTTCGCCCAGCCTGCGCCACTACACCATGGGGCTGGTCGATGCGGAGGTCGGTGTCGGTTTTGTCAACAGCCTGAAGATGGCCGCGGGCACCGCCTTCTTCGGCACGGCGCTGGTGTTCGTCAGCGCCTACCTGCTCGAGAAGACCAAAGGCATGGACGGCCTGCGCGGCTTTGTGCGCATGCTGGCCATGCTGCCCATGGCCGTGCCTGGGCTGGTGCTGGGCCTGGGCTATATCTTCTTTTTCAACGCGCCCGACAACCCGCTGAACGGCCTGTACCACACGCTGACCCTGCTGACGCTGTGCACCATCGTGCACTTCTACACCACGGGCCACCTCACGGCCGTGACGGCGCTCAAGGCACTGGACGGCGAATTCGAAGCGGTCAGCGCCTCACTCAAGGTGCCTTTCTTCAAGACCTTCTGGCGCGTCACCCTGCCGATCTGCACGCCAGCCCTGGTTGATATCGCACGCTACTTCTTCATCAACGCGATGACGACGATCTCCGCCGTGGTCTTCCTCTATTCGCCTGAAACCAAAGTCGCGTCCATCGCCATCCTGAACCTGGACGAGGCCGGCGAGATCGGCGCCGCCGCCGCGATGGCGGTGCTGATCGGGCTTGCGTCGACGGTTGCCACGCTGCTGTTCATGGCGCTGGGATGGTGGATCAACCGTCGCACGCAGGCCTGGCGGGGCGGCGCACGCTGA
- a CDS encoding putative 2-aminoethylphosphonate ABC transporter ATP-binding protein, producing the protein MNNDTFLNLRHIRKEFGSFTALQDINLDIRKGEFVCFLGPSGCGKTTLLRIIAGLEVQTSGEVHQGGRDISLLPPALRDYGIVFQSYALFPNLSVADNVAYGLVNRKTPRAEAAKRVTELVKLVGLPGSEAKYPSQLSGGQQQRIALARALATSPGLLLLDEPLSALDALERVRLRQEIRALQQKLGVTTIMVTHDQEEALSVADRIVVMNHGLIEQVGTPMEIYREPASPFVADFVGKVNVMPVRVSGGEMKFGALCLPCDGADRDAKIYLRPEDVLARPIAAGDAHVFDATIEKIEFLGSFCHVHVASPALGGHKLTVYLSLNFLSEQSLQIGSSLPLKLLPERIKVF; encoded by the coding sequence ATGAACAACGACACTTTTCTGAACCTGCGCCATATCCGCAAGGAATTCGGCAGCTTCACCGCACTGCAAGACATCAACCTGGACATCCGCAAGGGTGAGTTTGTGTGCTTCCTGGGTCCGTCGGGTTGCGGCAAGACGACCTTGCTGCGCATCATTGCGGGGCTGGAGGTGCAGACTTCGGGTGAGGTGCACCAGGGCGGGCGTGACATTTCGCTGTTGCCGCCGGCGCTGCGTGATTACGGCATCGTGTTCCAGAGTTATGCGCTGTTTCCCAATCTCAGCGTGGCGGACAACGTAGCGTATGGGCTGGTGAATCGCAAGACGCCCAGGGCCGAAGCGGCCAAACGGGTGACTGAACTGGTCAAGCTGGTGGGCCTGCCGGGCAGCGAAGCGAAGTACCCCAGCCAGTTGTCGGGCGGCCAGCAGCAGCGGATTGCGCTGGCGCGGGCGCTGGCCACTTCGCCCGGGTTGCTGTTGCTGGATGAGCCGCTGTCGGCGCTGGATGCGCTGGAGCGGGTACGGCTGCGCCAGGAGATTCGCGCACTGCAGCAAAAGCTGGGCGTGACCACCATCATGGTGACGCACGACCAGGAAGAAGCGCTGAGCGTGGCCGACCGCATTGTGGTGATGAACCACGGCCTGATCGAGCAGGTCGGCACGCCGATGGAGATTTACCGCGAGCCGGCTTCGCCTTTCGTCGCTGACTTTGTCGGCAAGGTCAATGTGATGCCGGTGCGCGTGAGCGGCGGCGAAATGAAGTTCGGCGCGCTCTGCCTGCCCTGCGACGGCGCCGACCGCGACGCCAAGATTTATTTGCGGCCCGAAGACGTGCTGGCCCGGCCGATTGCCGCCGGCGACGCGCACGTATTTGACGCCACCATCGAGAAGATCGAGTTCCTGGGCTCCTTCTGCCATGTACATGTGGCCTCGCCCGCGCTGGGCGGCCACAAGCTCACGGTGTATCTCTCGCTCAATTTCCTGTCTGAGCAGTCGCTGCAGATCGGCTCGTCACTGCCGCTGAAGCTGCTGCCCGAGCGCATCAAGGTGTTTTGA